In Microbacterium laevaniformans, a single window of DNA contains:
- a CDS encoding aspartate ammonia-lyase, with translation MAPAATTRTETDSLGSMEIPADAYWGIHTARALENFPISMRPISVYKDLVTALAMVKQASARANLEIGVLDAERADLIDRAAQRVIDGDFHDQFVVGVVQGGAGTSTNMNANEVITNIALELAGRPKGDYAYLSPIDHTNRSQSTNDVYPTAVKVGLSLDLKTLLEELDLLRQSFLSKAVEFHDILKIGRTQLQDAVPMTLGQEFHGFATTLGYDHQRLTENAYLLFEINMGATAIGTGITTHPGYAPAVLRHLREITGLDLATADDLVEATSDTGSFMSFSSTLKRNAIKLSKIANDLRLLSSGPQAGLGEINLPARQAGSSIMPGKVNPVIPEVVNQVAFSVAGADLTVTMAVEGGQLQLNAFEPIIAHSIFQSITWMRRAMRTFRINCVDGITANRERLGAMVGSSVGVVTALTPFIGYAASAALAKTALLTHRNVGDLVVEAGLMTRDEVDKQLSPARLSGLEAITQAIPVVQPAENLVES, from the coding sequence ATGGCACCTGCCGCAACGACGCGCACCGAGACCGACTCCCTGGGATCGATGGAGATCCCCGCCGATGCATACTGGGGCATCCACACCGCCCGGGCCCTGGAGAACTTCCCGATCTCCATGCGGCCCATCTCCGTCTACAAGGACCTCGTGACCGCGCTCGCGATGGTCAAGCAGGCATCCGCCCGCGCGAACCTCGAGATCGGGGTGCTCGACGCCGAACGCGCCGACCTCATCGACCGCGCTGCCCAGCGCGTCATCGACGGGGATTTCCACGACCAGTTCGTCGTCGGCGTCGTGCAGGGCGGCGCCGGCACCTCCACCAACATGAACGCGAACGAGGTGATCACCAACATCGCGCTCGAGCTCGCGGGTCGTCCCAAGGGTGACTACGCGTACCTCTCGCCGATCGATCACACCAACCGCTCGCAGTCGACCAACGATGTCTACCCGACCGCGGTGAAGGTGGGGCTCAGTCTCGATCTGAAGACCCTTCTGGAGGAGCTGGACCTCCTGCGCCAATCGTTCCTTTCGAAGGCGGTCGAGTTCCACGACATCCTCAAGATCGGTCGCACCCAGCTGCAGGATGCCGTGCCGATGACCCTCGGCCAGGAGTTCCACGGTTTCGCGACGACCCTCGGCTACGACCACCAGCGCCTCACCGAGAACGCGTACCTGCTGTTCGAGATCAACATGGGCGCCACGGCGATCGGCACCGGCATCACGACCCACCCCGGTTATGCGCCCGCCGTCCTACGCCACCTGCGGGAGATCACGGGCCTCGACCTGGCGACCGCCGACGATCTGGTCGAAGCCACGAGCGACACGGGGTCGTTCATGTCGTTCTCCTCGACCCTCAAGCGCAACGCGATCAAGCTCTCGAAGATCGCCAACGACCTGCGGCTCCTCTCGAGCGGACCGCAGGCGGGCCTCGGCGAGATCAACCTTCCGGCCCGTCAAGCCGGATCCAGCATCATGCCCGGCAAGGTGAATCCGGTCATCCCCGAGGTCGTCAATCAGGTCGCGTTCTCCGTCGCCGGTGCCGACCTCACCGTCACGATGGCCGTCGAAGGCGGTCAGCTCCAGCTGAACGCGTTCGAGCCGATCATCGCCCACTCGATCTTCCAGTCGATCACGTGGATGCGACGCGCCATGCGCACCTTCCGCATCAACTGCGTCGACGGCATCACCGCGAACCGCGAGCGTCTCGGCGCCATGGTCGGCTCCTCGGTCGGTGTCGTCACGGCCCTCACCCCGTTCATCGGCTACGCGGCGTCGGCGGCTCTCGCCAAGACCGCGCTGCTGACCCACCGCAACGTCGGTGACCTCGTCGTCGAAGCCGGGCTCATGACTCGCGACGAGGTCGACAAGCAGCTCTCTCCGGCGCGGCTGTCGGGCCTGGAGGCGATCACGCAGGCCATTCCCGTCGTACAGCCCGCCGAGAACCTCGTCGAGAGCTGA
- a CDS encoding DUF4190 domain-containing protein yields the protein MTDPTQPPVNPQTPPPAAPPAAPPPYQQSGYAAAPAYNGGPAASTAVPGRTLGIVALVLAIVPVGLQLIGLILGIVALVQSKKAGAKNGMAVAAIIVSSVLIVIGIIIGIVVAVVFANTAGDLIQFCANNPSGVYELNGKTITCNGG from the coding sequence ATGACCGACCCCACCCAGCCCCCTGTGAATCCGCAGACTCCGCCGCCCGCCGCGCCGCCCGCCGCGCCGCCGCCGTACCAGCAGAGCGGCTACGCGGCCGCTCCCGCGTACAACGGCGGACCCGCGGCATCCACGGCCGTGCCGGGACGCACGCTGGGGATCGTCGCCCTCGTCCTCGCCATCGTCCCTGTGGGACTGCAGCTGATCGGCCTCATCCTCGGCATCGTCGCCCTCGTGCAGTCCAAGAAGGCCGGCGCGAAGAACGGCATGGCGGTCGCCGCCATCATCGTCAGCTCCGTGCTGATCGTGATCGGCATCATCATCGGCATCGTCGTCGCGGTCGTGTTCGCCAACACGGCCGGCGACCTCATCCAGTTCTGCGCCAACAACCCGAGCGGGGTGTACGAGCTCAACGGCAAGACCATCACCTGCAACGGCGGCTGA
- a CDS encoding fumarylacetoacetate hydrolase family protein: MRFAHVLLPETDDPQLVVVVAPGRIAPVADLFDAAPRTLQALIEGGDELLARVREAARDVDGIPLDGLTFGPAVDAPPIVLAVGLNYAAHSSELGLKADTAPTVFALWPNSLSGHDATTSWPRSLSESVDYESELGVVIGTSAKDVAAEDALAHVWGYTVVNDITARDIQFSEAQWSRCKSFDGFTPNGPFVVTADEIADPQNLHIWAVVDGQTVQDASTGQMIRSVATLIAHLSQSATLLPGTLISTGSPGGAGYSRDPQIFLRDRSIVTVGIDGIGELTTHCRILD; encoded by the coding sequence ATGCGTTTCGCCCACGTCCTCCTGCCCGAAACGGACGATCCGCAGCTGGTCGTCGTGGTCGCACCCGGACGGATCGCCCCCGTGGCGGACCTGTTCGACGCGGCTCCGCGCACGCTGCAGGCCCTGATCGAGGGGGGCGACGAGCTCCTCGCTCGCGTGCGCGAGGCTGCCCGCGATGTCGACGGCATCCCTCTGGACGGCCTGACATTCGGCCCCGCGGTCGACGCGCCGCCCATCGTCCTGGCCGTCGGTTTGAACTACGCGGCGCACTCCAGCGAGCTCGGACTCAAGGCCGACACTGCTCCGACCGTGTTCGCGCTCTGGCCGAACTCGCTGTCCGGACACGACGCCACGACCTCGTGGCCGCGATCGCTCAGCGAGTCGGTCGACTACGAATCGGAACTCGGAGTCGTGATCGGTACGTCCGCCAAGGACGTCGCCGCGGAGGACGCGCTGGCCCATGTCTGGGGGTACACGGTGGTCAATGACATCACCGCGCGCGACATCCAGTTCTCAGAAGCGCAGTGGTCACGCTGCAAGTCGTTCGACGGCTTCACCCCCAACGGTCCCTTCGTCGTCACCGCCGACGAGATCGCCGACCCGCAGAACTTGCACATCTGGGCGGTCGTCGACGGTCAGACCGTGCAGGACGCCTCGACGGGACAGATGATCCGCTCGGTGGCAACCCTGATCGCGCATCTGTCGCAGTCGGCGACGCTGCTGCCCGGCACCCTGATCTCGACCGGAAGCCCAGGAGGGGCGGGGTATTCTCGCGATCCGCAGATCTTCCTGCGCGACCGCTCGATCGTGACAGTGGGTATCGACGGCATCGGTGAGCTCACCACTCACTGCCGCATTCTCGACTGA
- a CDS encoding FKBP-type peptidyl-prolyl cis-trans isomerase, whose product MTEERTKPEFDAPAGPAPADLVIRDIIVGDGDEAKPGDNVTVHYAGVEYESGEEFDSSWGRGESIQFPLRGLIQGWQDGIPGMKVGGRRELIIPPHLAYGPAGGHFLGGKTLIFIIDLLKVG is encoded by the coding sequence ATGACCGAAGAGCGCACCAAGCCCGAGTTCGACGCCCCCGCAGGACCTGCTCCCGCCGACCTCGTCATCCGCGACATCATCGTGGGTGACGGCGACGAGGCGAAGCCCGGCGACAACGTCACCGTGCACTACGCCGGCGTCGAGTACGAGTCCGGTGAGGAGTTCGACTCCTCGTGGGGTCGCGGCGAGTCGATCCAGTTCCCGCTGCGCGGACTGATCCAGGGATGGCAGGACGGCATCCCCGGAATGAAGGTGGGCGGACGTCGCGAGCTGATCATCCCGCCCCACCTGGCCTACGGCCCCGCCGGTGGTCACTTCCTCGGTGGCAAGACGCTGATCTTCATCATCGATCTGCTCAAGGTCGGCTGA
- a CDS encoding YceI family protein, whose product MTDTTTVPEIPGYKAGTWVLDPAHSEVTFSLRHMMISKVRGVFGLKSATIDAPENPLEAKVSATVDVASINTNDENRDNHLRSADFFDVAQFPTIEFVSTGVRYQDGDFLVDGDLTIHGVTKPVTFELEFGGFGTDPYGNYKAGATATGVINREDFGLTWNAALETGGVLVGKDVTITLDLQGSLQA is encoded by the coding sequence ATGACCGACACCACCACCGTTCCCGAGATCCCTGGCTACAAGGCCGGCACCTGGGTGCTCGACCCCGCGCACAGCGAGGTCACCTTCAGCCTCCGCCACATGATGATCTCGAAGGTGCGCGGCGTCTTCGGTCTCAAGAGCGCCACCATCGATGCTCCGGAGAACCCGCTCGAGGCGAAGGTCAGCGCGACCGTCGACGTCGCCTCCATCAACACGAACGACGAGAACCGCGACAACCACCTGCGCAGCGCCGACTTCTTCGATGTGGCGCAGTTCCCGACGATCGAGTTCGTCTCCACCGGTGTTCGTTACCAGGACGGCGACTTCCTCGTCGACGGCGACCTCACGATCCACGGTGTCACCAAGCCGGTGACCTTCGAGCTCGAGTTCGGCGGCTTCGGCACCGACCCCTACGGCAACTACAAGGCCGGTGCCACTGCGACGGGCGTCATCAACCGCGAGGACTTCGGTCTGACGTGGAACGCGGCCCTCGAGACCGGTGGCGTGCTCGTCGGCAAGGACGTCACGATCACGCTCGACCTGCAGGGTTCGCTCCAGGCCTGA
- a CDS encoding DMT family transporter, translated as MTRSPAPTPVRPGPSSAAIAVQFVLMGIIWGSSFLFMKVALGGISPAQVAWGRLVLGAATLGVFVLIRRDRLPGLGRENARVWGHMTVLAVSFCVVPFLLFSWAEQHVSSGLGSIYNATTPIMTAIMAALVFRVERLKPVQIAGIALGIGGVVVIIAPWTGLDLTQSLLAQLALLGATACYGFSLAYMRRFLANSGMSPLAFSFVNIGIAAVIMTIVAPAVALTPVRLDPWIVVSMVLLGCLGTGVAYIWNQNTLRAWGPTAASTVTYITPVVGVALGFLVLGERIGWHEPVGAGIVFLGILLAQNRLRMPQRRPSRGNGNDRRRTEGLRPGANPAGRA; from the coding sequence GTGACCCGCTCGCCCGCTCCCACCCCGGTTCGCCCGGGGCCGTCCTCGGCGGCGATCGCCGTCCAGTTCGTCCTGATGGGGATCATCTGGGGATCGAGCTTCCTGTTCATGAAGGTCGCCCTCGGCGGCATCTCTCCCGCGCAGGTCGCGTGGGGGCGTCTCGTGCTGGGCGCGGCCACGCTCGGGGTCTTCGTCCTCATCCGTCGCGACCGACTGCCCGGTCTGGGCCGCGAGAACGCGCGGGTGTGGGGCCATATGACGGTGCTCGCGGTGAGCTTCTGCGTCGTGCCGTTCCTGCTGTTCTCGTGGGCCGAGCAGCACGTGTCGTCGGGCCTCGGAAGCATCTACAACGCGACGACGCCGATCATGACCGCGATCATGGCAGCGCTCGTGTTCCGCGTGGAGCGTCTGAAGCCGGTGCAGATCGCGGGCATCGCCCTCGGCATCGGCGGGGTGGTCGTGATCATCGCACCGTGGACCGGCCTCGACCTCACGCAGAGCCTGCTCGCTCAGCTCGCCCTTCTCGGCGCGACCGCGTGCTACGGCTTCAGCCTCGCGTACATGCGCCGCTTCCTCGCGAACTCGGGCATGAGCCCTCTCGCCTTCTCGTTCGTGAACATCGGGATCGCCGCGGTGATCATGACGATCGTGGCGCCGGCCGTGGCCCTCACGCCCGTACGGCTGGACCCGTGGATCGTGGTGAGCATGGTGCTGCTGGGCTGCCTCGGCACGGGCGTGGCCTACATCTGGAACCAGAACACGCTGCGGGCCTGGGGGCCCACGGCCGCGTCGACCGTGACGTACATCACGCCGGTCGTGGGCGTGGCGCTGGGCTTTCTCGTCCTCGGTGAACGCATCGGCTGGCACGAGCCGGTCGGCGCCGGGATCGTATTCCTCGGCATCCTCCTCGCGCAGAACCGACTCCGAATGCCGCAACGGCGGCCGTCCCGCGGGAACGGGAACGACCGCCGTCGGACGGAGGGACTCAGGCCTGGAGCGAACCCTGCAGGTCGAGCGTGA